A section of the Deltaproteobacteria bacterium genome encodes:
- a CDS encoding P-loop NTPase: protein MAERGGTRSNTAGGADGVAARVWNPGGPSAARMKLVETPTSKPEPAKTARIVAVAGAKGGVGKSVLASSVAIALAAAGRRVVAIDLDLGAANLHLMTGVKRPAKSLDDFFSSRTASLADCATPTAFPGLRLVAGDGARLGAANPAHQTKMRLIRHLRDLDADVIVCDLGAGTGYNTLDFWLMAGERLVVTTTEPPAILDAYAMIKTSLYRYLLMRLKAQPDRPENFDAIEEYLHGRAEPTIAALSLRGYLAKLREQDGVVAGKMRTWVESFAIEFVLNQSHGEADLALVGRLTDLAAGNLGLTPPSVTRLPREATLPNSIARLVPFVASRPESPYAWAVAELAARIAGLGRNDGARRILAALAVNAGDAAERIRTQIFD from the coding sequence GTGGCCGAGCGCGGGGGCACGCGATCGAATACCGCCGGGGGTGCCGATGGCGTCGCCGCGCGCGTGTGGAATCCGGGCGGCCCGAGCGCCGCGCGCATGAAACTCGTCGAAACGCCCACCTCGAAGCCGGAGCCTGCCAAAACGGCGCGAATCGTCGCCGTCGCCGGAGCCAAGGGCGGCGTCGGCAAGTCGGTGCTCGCGTCGTCCGTCGCCATCGCCCTGGCCGCCGCGGGCCGCCGCGTGGTCGCCATCGATCTCGATCTGGGCGCGGCAAACCTGCATCTCATGACGGGCGTGAAGCGTCCCGCGAAGTCGCTCGACGACTTTTTCTCGTCGCGGACCGCGTCGCTCGCGGATTGCGCCACGCCGACGGCGTTTCCCGGCCTGCGCCTCGTGGCCGGCGACGGCGCGCGCCTCGGCGCGGCGAACCCCGCGCACCAGACCAAGATGCGCCTGATCCGCCACCTGCGCGATCTGGACGCCGACGTGATCGTCTGCGACCTCGGCGCGGGCACCGGTTACAACACGCTCGATTTCTGGCTGATGGCCGGCGAACGTCTCGTCGTCACCACGACCGAGCCCCCCGCGATTCTCGACGCCTACGCGATGATCAAGACATCGCTCTACCGCTACCTGCTCATGCGGCTCAAGGCGCAGCCGGATCGACCGGAAAACTTCGATGCGATCGAGGAATATTTGCACGGCCGCGCCGAACCGACCATCGCCGCGCTCAGCCTGCGCGGATACCTTGCGAAGCTGCGCGAGCAGGACGGTGTCGTCGCGGGCAAGATGCGCACCTGGGTCGAGTCGTTCGCGATCGAATTCGTCCTCAACCAGTCGCACGGCGAGGCCGACCTCGCCCTGGTCGGGCGGCTCACCGATCTTGCGGCCGGCAACCTCGGTCTCACGCCGCCGTCGGTGACGCGCCTGCCGCGCGAGGCCACGCTGCCCAACTCCATCGCCCGGCTCGTGCCCTTCGTGGCGTCGCGGCCCGAGAGTCCGTATGCGTGGGCCGTCGCCGAACTCGCGGCACGGATCGCCGGACTGGGTCGCAACGACGGCGCGCGGCGCATTCTCGCCGCCCTCGCCGTGAATGCCGGCGACGCGGCCGAGCGCATCCGCACGCAAATCTTCGACTGA